One window of the Helicobacter sp. 11S03491-1 genome contains the following:
- a CDS encoding DMT family transporter: MIRNNSGFNIFLTMLVICSLGLGSIFVKLSPIGPINTGFYRVLVSIVFLFPFIYQNKQKISLKNILVIMFAGIFLACDFLLWNVSLHLTTVANANLLGNLVSFTIIPISYFLYKEKIPKKFLFGLFITLFGLVVLLEGKGVAEGTDSTKGNSFAFCASIFYGLFLAVVYKLREKVSAFEIMFYSGFGSLIVLIPATFLIEGIKYPHSWSSWWPLLGLAIFSQILGQGGLSYCLGKITSQLASVLILTQPVIAAIYALFIFNERLTWIELTGIVIVLVGIYISKDRSKA, encoded by the coding sequence ATGATAAGAAATAATTCCGGATTTAATATTTTTCTGACTATGCTTGTAATTTGCTCTTTGGGGCTGGGGAGTATTTTTGTAAAATTAAGTCCAATAGGACCTATCAATACAGGATTTTATCGTGTCCTTGTGTCTATTGTATTCTTATTCCCTTTTATTTACCAAAACAAGCAAAAAATTTCTCTTAAAAATATTTTAGTGATAATGTTTGCAGGTATTTTTCTTGCATGCGATTTCCTCTTATGGAATGTTTCTCTCCATCTTACTACAGTAGCGAATGCAAATCTTTTAGGAAATCTTGTCTCTTTTACCATTATCCCTATTTCTTACTTTCTCTATAAAGAAAAAATTCCTAAAAAATTTTTATTTGGATTATTCATCACTCTCTTTGGGCTTGTTGTTTTGTTAGAAGGCAAAGGAGTGGCAGAAGGGACAGATAGCACCAAGGGTAATTCATTTGCTTTTTGCGCTTCTATATTTTATGGGCTATTTTTAGCCGTTGTTTATAAGCTAAGAGAAAAAGTTTCTGCTTTTGAGATTATGTTTTATAGCGGGTTTGGATCTTTGATTGTTCTTATCCCTGCGACTTTTTTGATTGAAGGGATCAAATACCCGCATTCTTGGTCTTCATGGTGGCCACTTCTAGGGTTGGCAATCTTTTCTCAAATTTTGGGTCAAGGAGGGCTAAGTTATTGCTTGGGCAAAATCACCTCTCAGCTTGCTTCTGTGTTGATTCTCACCCAACCTGTTATTGCAGCCATCTATGCGCTTTTTATTTTCAATGAAAGATTAACATGGATAGAGCTTACAGGGATCGTAATTGTACTTGTTGGAATTTATATTTCCAAAGACAGATCAAAAGCTTGA
- a CDS encoding MFS transporter: MKQNSSNKAIFALALSSFCMGVTEFIVAGILPDIAKYFQVTQPTAGWLVTIYAIGVVIGAPLLSIPLSPLNRKYQLLINLGIFALANLTIAISSNFYLSLFARVVAGFMHGVFFVIATIAAAKVAKKGKETQGIAIMVSGLTIALVTGVPLGTFVGQTFGFQAVFLLIFILTSIAFIAVFIIMPNHLHGSATKIKYLILALKVPPLLKCYIITICTCGGGFVLYTYIADLLLNISHFDKKMIGVILFLYGVCAIIGNLVGGRLTDLKGSIMSLRIILVGQAIIYALITLSAYSQTMVIINLCLMGFFAFGGISPLKTLTMISAQKYTPNFTDSSISINEGAFNVGIALASFVGGIVFARLGIVFNPIFAAIFVLPALLITLKSSRTI, from the coding sequence ATGAAACAAAACTCTTCGAATAAAGCTATTTTTGCTTTAGCTTTAAGTTCTTTTTGTATGGGTGTTACTGAATTTATTGTAGCCGGGATTCTTCCTGATATTGCTAAGTATTTTCAAGTTACCCAACCAACTGCAGGATGGCTGGTAACTATTTATGCTATTGGTGTAGTTATTGGAGCACCTTTATTGAGTATTCCCTTAAGCCCGCTAAATCGCAAATACCAACTCTTGATTAACTTAGGCATTTTTGCCCTTGCAAACCTTACTATCGCCATAAGCAGCAACTTTTATTTAAGCTTATTCGCCAGAGTTGTGGCAGGATTTATGCATGGAGTATTTTTTGTAATTGCTACAATTGCTGCAGCCAAGGTTGCCAAAAAAGGCAAAGAAACTCAAGGGATTGCTATTATGGTTTCGGGATTGACAATTGCACTTGTTACAGGTGTGCCTTTGGGGACTTTTGTTGGGCAAACTTTTGGCTTTCAAGCTGTTTTTTTGTTGATTTTTATTTTAACAAGCATTGCATTTATAGCTGTTTTTATTATCATGCCCAACCATCTCCATGGCTCTGCGACTAAAATCAAATATCTTATCCTTGCCCTAAAAGTCCCTCCATTGCTTAAATGCTATATCATCACCATCTGCACATGTGGTGGGGGATTTGTGCTTTATACTTATATTGCTGATTTGCTTTTAAATATAAGCCATTTTGATAAAAAAATGATTGGCGTTATTTTATTTTTATATGGTGTTTGTGCCATTATTGGCAATCTTGTTGGAGGCAGACTTACTGATTTAAAGGGTTCTATCATGTCTTTACGTATTATTCTGGTAGGACAAGCAATCATCTATGCACTCATAACCCTAAGTGCTTATTCTCAAACAATGGTCATCATTAATTTATGTTTGATGGGATTTTTTGCCTTTGGAGGTATCTCACCACTAAAAACCCTTACAATGATAAGTGCGCAAAAATATACTCCCAATTTTACAGATAGCTCCATTAGCATTAATGAAGGAGCTTTTAATGTAGGTATTGCTTTGGCTTCTTTTGTTGGAGGGATTGTTTTTGCACGTTTAGGGATAGTCTTTAACCCTATCTTTGCCGCGATTTTTGTGCTTCCTGCTTTGCTTATCACTCTAAAAAGCTCACGGACTATTTAA
- a CDS encoding peptidylprolyl isomerase — translation MKKVFIVFFLLCIGLNSWGQESLKDGKGKIVGGIAITVNGDPITLYQIQQTEKKFKFSKQKAIDKLIAEKIKDQEIKRLNIHVDDAKVEEEIDNIAKHNGMDRDNFVSALMHQGISYGKYKDELKEQIQTQELLRNILLSNVNTAGETQMRDYYNKHKEEFKIPKDVETVRYISRDPQALKKAIENPMMNIAGVDRGEEKISLESLNSQIAQVFIKTEKNAFTPVLNAGGGSYVSFFIKDKIGQTEIPFAQAKNFIAQKLVEGNQDRILDEYFEKIKVKAKINVIRE, via the coding sequence TTGAAAAAGGTTTTTATAGTTTTTTTTCTTTTATGTATTGGGTTGAATTCATGGGGGCAAGAGTCTCTCAAAGATGGTAAAGGCAAAATTGTAGGGGGGATAGCTATCACAGTTAATGGCGATCCTATTACATTATATCAGATCCAACAGACAGAAAAAAAATTCAAATTTAGCAAACAAAAAGCTATTGATAAGCTTATTGCAGAGAAGATTAAAGATCAAGAAATTAAACGTTTGAATATTCATGTTGATGATGCCAAGGTTGAAGAAGAGATTGATAATATTGCTAAACACAATGGAATGGATAGGGATAATTTTGTAAGCGCGCTAATGCATCAAGGCATAAGTTATGGGAAGTATAAAGATGAACTCAAAGAACAGATACAAACTCAGGAACTTTTGAGAAATATTTTGCTTTCAAATGTCAATACTGCAGGAGAAACACAAATGCGTGATTATTATAATAAGCACAAAGAAGAATTCAAAATTCCCAAAGATGTTGAGACAGTTCGATATATTTCTCGCGATCCTCAAGCGCTTAAAAAGGCTATTGAAAATCCAATGATGAATATTGCGGGCGTAGATCGCGGGGAAGAAAAAATTTCTTTAGAATCACTTAATTCTCAAATTGCTCAAGTATTTATTAAGACAGAAAAAAATGCTTTTACTCCTGTTCTTAATGCAGGAGGAGGAAGTTATGTATCCTTTTTTATTAAGGATAAAATAGGTCAGACAGAGATCCCTTTTGCCCAAGCTAAGAATTTTATCGCTCAAAAATTAGTTGAGGGCAACCAAGATAGAATCTTGGATGAATATTTTGAAAAAATAAAAGTAAAAGCAAAAATTAATGTCATAAGAGAATAA
- a CDS encoding tetratricopeptide repeat protein has product MKDIAFIYRDPLFGIAILIAIIAIVALADYSRNRYRSKKRSQSLKNLAKSYEYAGLNDGVMEFLSLAHNPVPTLMFLAQTYAKSGDNEQAIKIYLSMLEKTFESKDKIPILEALGITYFNAGFLQRAKNIFLEVLRSYPRNSGVLSYLMRTYESMGEYKKALEVLDCLDELEFGSNNQTKEISDNKNYLYLMMIINENFLSLEQKQTQIVALMHKAPSLNKMALAYLKTYHLPIFWQQILQLSDIDNLIDLFWGFLPDEIPFEMIENRQNILDIYRAKGYICDDKECALFELELLRVLHQNSHLKGSIDFEYRCHSCKNIFPFDSYRCPSCSELGMMDLILKLRRVKNHETN; this is encoded by the coding sequence ATGAAGGATATTGCTTTTATTTATAGAGATCCTTTGTTTGGAATCGCAATTTTAATTGCAATTATTGCGATTGTAGCTTTGGCTGATTATAGTCGCAATCGTTACCGTTCTAAAAAACGATCCCAATCTTTGAAAAATCTTGCTAAGTCTTATGAATATGCAGGTTTGAATGATGGGGTTATGGAATTTTTATCTCTGGCGCACAATCCGGTCCCTACACTCATGTTTTTGGCTCAAACCTATGCTAAAAGCGGGGATAATGAGCAAGCGATAAAAATTTATTTAAGTATGCTTGAAAAAACTTTTGAATCAAAAGACAAAATCCCAATTTTAGAGGCTTTGGGCATTACTTATTTTAATGCCGGATTCTTACAAAGAGCAAAAAATATTTTTCTTGAAGTGTTAAGAAGTTACCCTAGAAATTCTGGGGTTTTGTCTTATTTGATGCGTACTTATGAGAGTATGGGAGAATACAAAAAAGCCTTAGAAGTTTTGGATTGTTTAGATGAATTGGAATTTGGCTCCAATAATCAGACTAAAGAAATTAGCGATAATAAAAATTATCTCTATTTAATGATGATTATTAATGAGAATTTTCTTTCTTTAGAACAAAAACAAACTCAAATTGTTGCCTTAATGCACAAAGCTCCATCATTAAATAAAATGGCATTAGCCTATCTCAAGACATATCACTTGCCTATATTTTGGCAACAGATATTGCAATTGTCTGATATTGATAATTTGATTGATTTGTTTTGGGGTTTTTTACCGGATGAAATTCCTTTTGAAATGATTGAAAATAGACAAAATATTTTAGATATTTATCGTGCTAAAGGATATATATGTGATGATAAAGAATGCGCCTTATTTGAATTGGAGCTTTTAAGAGTACTTCACCAAAATTCTCATCTCAAGGGGAGTATAGATTTTGAATACCGTTGCCATAGCTGTAAAAATATTTTTCCTTTTGATTCCTATCGTTGCCCTTCTTGTTCAGAACTGGGGATGATGGATTTGATCTTGAAACTTCGTAGAGTAAAAAATCATGAAACAAATTAA
- the rnhA gene encoding ribonuclease HI: MKQIKLFCDGSSLGNPGAGGYCGILQYGGIHKIVSGGEKITTNNRMELRAVIESLKCLKEPCKIELYSDSKYVCDGIMLWLKNWVKKNFLNIKNPDLWQEYLKFSKPHDIQAIWIKGHNGHAQNEKCDRIAKAEALKYKEVEEDG, encoded by the coding sequence ATGAAACAAATTAAATTATTCTGTGATGGATCTTCTTTGGGCAATCCTGGGGCTGGGGGGTATTGTGGTATCCTTCAATATGGAGGAATCCATAAGATTGTTTCTGGAGGGGAGAAAATCACTACCAACAATCGTATGGAGCTACGAGCGGTTATTGAGTCGCTTAAATGCCTTAAAGAACCTTGTAAAATTGAATTATATAGTGATTCAAAATATGTGTGCGATGGCATTATGCTTTGGCTAAAGAATTGGGTAAAAAAGAATTTTTTAAATATTAAAAATCCTGATTTGTGGCAAGAGTATTTAAAATTTTCCAAACCCCATGATATTCAAGCTATTTGGATAAAAGGGCATAACGGACATGCTCAAAATGAAAAATGTGATAGAATCGCTAAAGCTGAGGCTTTGAAATACAAAGAGGTAGAAGAAGATGGATAA
- the rnc gene encoding ribonuclease III, with protein MDKAVEFIKLEQTIGYVFHDKALLLEALTHKSCKTSYNNERLEFLGDAVLDLLVGEFLFRRFPRSAEGNLSKMRAAIVNEKGFMKLAQAIQLGAYLYISQSEEYNKGRDKPSILSNAFEALMGAIYLESGLQKVQEIVYDLLEKVYPKIDFESLFVDFKTALQELTQARFSQIPEYVLIDESGPDHHKEFEMSLWIDGKKYAQAKGASKKDAQQNCAKIAFCKLKEEQP; from the coding sequence ATGGATAAAGCGGTAGAATTTATAAAATTAGAGCAAACTATTGGCTATGTATTCCATGATAAGGCATTGCTTTTAGAGGCATTGACTCATAAAAGCTGCAAAACATCTTATAATAATGAAAGACTAGAATTTTTAGGCGATGCTGTTTTGGATTTGTTGGTAGGAGAATTTTTATTTCGTAGGTTTCCTCGGAGTGCTGAGGGAAATCTCTCTAAAATGCGTGCGGCTATTGTTAATGAAAAGGGCTTTATGAAACTTGCCCAAGCAATACAATTAGGCGCTTATTTGTATATTTCTCAAAGTGAAGAATACAACAAGGGCAGGGATAAGCCCTCTATTCTTTCAAATGCTTTTGAAGCGCTTATGGGGGCAATCTATCTTGAAAGCGGGTTACAAAAAGTGCAGGAAATTGTTTATGATCTCTTAGAAAAAGTTTATCCAAAAATAGATTTTGAAAGTTTATTTGTCGATTTTAAGACAGCCCTTCAAGAACTCACTCAAGCAAGATTTTCCCAAATTCCTGAATATGTACTTATAGATGAAAGTGGTCCTGATCATCACAAAGAGTTTGAAATGAGCTTGTGGATTGATGGTAAAAAATATGCGCAAGCCAAAGGTGCAAGTAAAAAAGATGCACAACAAAATTGTGCCAAAATCGCTTTTTGTAAGTTAAAAGAGGAGCAACCATGA
- the aroC gene encoding chorismate synthase: MNVFGERFKVMTFGESHGSAIGCVVDGVPAGLRVDENFINQEMDRRRGGKNRYSTPRSEADKIEILSGVFEGISTGMPIALLIRNTNVKTKDYESIQSVFRPGHADWTYMQKYGIRDYRGGGRSSARESAARVAGGAIAKLLLHELGIICESGIYAIGGIQAQNLDFEYAKKSEIFALDPNVEEKQKALIRAAKGDQDSIGGVALLQARRHKGRMVEGLGEPLYYKLDGVIGGMMMGLNGVKAVEIGDGIRASEVRGSQNNDAMDVKGFLSNHSGGILGGISNGENIVVKIYFKPTPSIFLPQKTINTKGENTLCELKGRHDPCIAIRGSVVCESLLALILADMVLLHTATRLENIKKIYN; encoded by the coding sequence ATGAATGTATTTGGAGAGAGATTTAAGGTGATGACTTTTGGAGAGTCACATGGAAGCGCTATAGGTTGTGTTGTTGATGGAGTGCCGGCGGGATTGAGGGTTGATGAGAATTTTATAAATCAAGAAATGGATAGACGTAGGGGAGGTAAAAATCGTTATTCTACTCCGCGAAGCGAAGCAGATAAAATAGAGATTTTGAGTGGCGTTTTTGAGGGGATAAGCACAGGTATGCCTATTGCCTTGTTGATTAGAAATACGAATGTCAAAACCAAAGATTATGAAAGCATTCAATCTGTTTTCCGACCCGGTCATGCTGATTGGACTTATATGCAAAAATATGGGATTAGAGATTATCGAGGCGGGGGGAGAAGCTCAGCACGCGAAAGTGCTGCAAGGGTAGCAGGTGGGGCAATTGCCAAATTGCTGCTTCATGAATTGGGCATTATTTGCGAAAGCGGTATTTACGCTATTGGTGGAATACAGGCACAAAATTTGGATTTTGAATATGCAAAAAAAAGTGAGATTTTTGCTCTAGATCCAAATGTTGAAGAAAAACAAAAGGCATTGATTCGTGCGGCAAAAGGCGATCAAGATAGCATAGGAGGAGTAGCACTTCTTCAAGCCAGGAGACACAAAGGTAGAATGGTTGAAGGACTTGGAGAACCTTTGTATTATAAGCTTGATGGTGTTATTGGCGGTATGATGATGGGGCTTAATGGCGTGAAGGCTGTTGAGATTGGGGATGGGATAAGGGCTTCAGAAGTTCGAGGAAGTCAAAATAATGATGCAATGGATGTAAAAGGATTTTTAAGCAACCATTCCGGAGGGATTCTTGGGGGGATTAGCAATGGTGAAAATATTGTTGTAAAAATCTATTTTAAACCTACTCCAAGTATTTTTTTGCCACAAAAAACTATCAATACAAAAGGAGAAAATACACTTTGTGAACTTAAAGGCAGGCATGATCCTTGTATTGCTATTCGAGGGAGTGTTGTGTGTGAAAGCTTGCTTGCTTTGATTTTGGCTGATATGGTATTGTTGCATACGGCTACAAGATTGGAAAATATCAAAAAAATCTATAATTGA
- the ilvD gene encoding dihydroxy-acid dehydratase — protein sequence MRSDTIKKGYSRTPHRSLLRGAGLKDEDFDKPFIGVANSYIDIIPGHYFLPEYGRIVKEEIYKAGGVPFEFNTIGVDDGIAMGHDGMLYSLPSRELIADCIETVMNAHKLDAMVCIPNCDKIVPGMIMGALRVNVPTIFVSGGPMLAGTLSDGSRIGLSQVFEAVGAYEAKKISQDKLYEIECKACPSGGSCSGMFTANSMNTLCEAMGIALSGNGTIPALTKEREELLHQAARRIVAIALDEAKSKKFKMRNILNAKAIHNAFVVDMAMGGSTNTVLHMLAIAKEAEVDFNLRNINEIAKNVSHLTKIAPAVTNVFMEDINRAGGVSAVMNEVNKRGNIIQDTPTITGESILERIQNAKIIDTQIIHTNENAYSQTGGLKILYGNLAQEGAVVKVGAMAENMKNFTGTAVVFDSQEEAIQGISTKKVQAGNIVIIRYEGPKGGPGMPEMLSPTSLIMGMGLGESVALITDGRFSGATRGACIGHVSPEAAEGGVIGLVENGDSIKIDVNEGILELLVQEDILEKRRQKWQPKQKQIQSKWLKRYSLLVSNASNGAILKTEF from the coding sequence ATGCGAAGCGACACAATCAAAAAAGGATATTCAAGAACACCTCATAGAAGTTTGCTTAGAGGTGCAGGATTAAAAGATGAGGATTTTGACAAACCCTTCATTGGGGTAGCTAATAGTTATATTGACATTATACCGGGTCATTATTTTTTACCCGAATATGGACGAATTGTTAAAGAAGAAATCTATAAAGCCGGAGGAGTGCCTTTTGAATTTAATACCATTGGCGTAGATGACGGGATTGCAATGGGGCATGATGGGATGCTTTATAGTCTCCCCAGTAGAGAGCTTATTGCAGATTGTATTGAAACTGTGATGAATGCCCATAAACTTGATGCAATGGTATGCATCCCCAATTGCGACAAAATTGTTCCGGGTATGATTATGGGAGCTTTACGGGTTAATGTACCTACGATTTTTGTAAGTGGGGGACCTATGCTTGCAGGAACACTCAGTGATGGGAGTCGTATTGGTCTTTCACAAGTTTTTGAGGCTGTAGGAGCTTATGAAGCTAAAAAAATTAGTCAAGATAAACTCTATGAAATAGAATGCAAAGCCTGCCCAAGCGGAGGAAGTTGTAGTGGAATGTTTACGGCTAACTCAATGAATACTCTTTGTGAAGCGATGGGAATAGCGCTCAGTGGGAATGGAACAATCCCCGCTTTGACCAAAGAGAGGGAAGAATTATTGCATCAAGCAGCCAGAAGAATTGTTGCTATCGCTTTGGATGAAGCCAAAAGCAAAAAATTCAAAATGAGAAATATCCTCAATGCAAAAGCCATCCACAATGCCTTTGTTGTAGATATGGCAATGGGTGGGAGCACCAACACAGTCTTGCACATGTTAGCTATTGCCAAAGAAGCTGAAGTAGATTTTAATCTCAGAAATATCAACGAAATTGCAAAAAATGTCTCTCACCTCACAAAAATTGCTCCGGCAGTAACCAATGTATTTATGGAAGATATCAATCGTGCCGGAGGAGTAAGCGCAGTCATGAATGAAGTCAATAAACGTGGCAATATTATTCAAGATACGCCCACCATCACAGGAGAAAGCATTCTTGAGAGGATTCAAAATGCCAAAATTATAGACACCCAAATTATCCATACTAATGAAAATGCTTATTCTCAAACAGGAGGGTTAAAAATCCTTTATGGCAACCTTGCCCAAGAAGGTGCAGTTGTCAAAGTTGGCGCAATGGCTGAAAATATGAAAAATTTCACAGGCACAGCTGTTGTATTTGATTCTCAAGAAGAAGCTATCCAAGGAATATCAACCAAAAAAGTCCAAGCCGGAAATATTGTCATCATCCGTTATGAGGGTCCAAAGGGTGGTCCGGGTATGCCTGAAATGCTAAGCCCTACAAGTTTAATCATGGGAATGGGATTAGGAGAAAGCGTCGCTCTTATTACAGATGGGAGATTTAGTGGGGCTACCAGAGGAGCTTGTATCGGGCATGTCAGTCCTGAAGCTGCTGAGGGAGGAGTCATTGGACTTGTAGAAAATGGGGATTCTATCAAGATTGATGTCAATGAAGGTATTCTTGAACTCCTTGTACAAGAAGATATTTTAGAAAAACGCAGACAAAAATGGCAGCCCAAACAAAAACAAATTCAAAGCAAATGGCTTAAACGCTACTCTCTTTTGGTAAGCAATGCTAGCAATGGCGCTATTTTAAAAACAGAATTTTAA
- the glmS gene encoding glutamine--fructose-6-phosphate transaminase (isomerizing), with translation MCGIVGYIGNNEKKEILLNGLKELEYRGYDSAGIAVLAAGELKNFKAVGKICNLENKCLDFVSEGFGLGIGHTRWATHGKPTEVNAHPHIAQFSNVVHNGIIENYQEIKKDLEQKGHQFVSQTDTEVIVHLFEENLKNFDDGLEAFKQTINTLSGAYAILLITKKYPDRIFYAKNGSPLIVAKGEGGIYFASSDAPLVGYANKVVYLEDGEIGSMDSVGFELLKNIKPLEHNKAFAQKEGFRYFMEKEIYEQHKVLLETMMGRVSQEGINLESICGDFFEGIHQITICACGTSYHAGMSGKYLLERISKIKTNVVIASEFRYANPVMEKDELFVVISQSGETADTLEALKLAKANRLKTLAICNVDNSSIVRESDGVILTRAGIEKGVASTKAFATQVMVLWILSVYIACQKQLLNQDEFKNQVQSMLQASKATKVDSKLHERLKRLSKRYLHGHGFFFIGRDIFYPLALEGALKLKEISYLHAEGYPSGEMKHGPIALADSLLFTVALMPKHLLYEKIKSNVEELSARDATICAISSQDFEVADDMVYINPGASYMEEFFSMMVVLQLLALEISIKLGNDVDMPRNLAKSVTVE, from the coding sequence ATGTGCGGGATTGTTGGGTATATTGGCAATAATGAAAAAAAAGAGATTTTACTCAATGGCTTAAAAGAGCTTGAATATCGTGGCTACGATAGTGCAGGTATTGCAGTGCTTGCAGCAGGAGAACTGAAAAATTTTAAAGCTGTGGGTAAAATTTGCAATCTTGAGAACAAATGTTTGGATTTTGTTTCAGAGGGATTTGGACTGGGAATAGGGCATACGCGTTGGGCAACACACGGGAAACCTACAGAAGTCAATGCACACCCGCATATTGCCCAATTTAGCAATGTTGTTCATAATGGGATTATCGAAAATTACCAAGAGATCAAAAAAGATTTAGAGCAAAAAGGGCATCAATTTGTAAGTCAAACAGATACAGAAGTGATCGTGCATTTATTTGAAGAAAATCTTAAAAATTTTGATGATGGGTTAGAGGCATTTAAGCAAACTATCAATACTTTGAGTGGGGCGTATGCGATTTTACTCATTACTAAAAAATATCCCGATAGAATTTTTTATGCTAAAAATGGTTCCCCTTTGATTGTAGCCAAAGGTGAAGGTGGGATTTATTTTGCCAGTTCAGATGCGCCTTTGGTCGGCTATGCTAATAAAGTTGTCTATCTTGAAGATGGTGAAATTGGCAGTATGGATAGTGTTGGATTTGAGTTGCTTAAAAATATCAAACCCTTAGAACATAACAAAGCCTTTGCTCAAAAAGAGGGCTTCAGATATTTTATGGAAAAAGAAATTTATGAGCAACATAAGGTTTTGCTTGAAACGATGATGGGGCGAGTGAGTCAGGAGGGGATTAATTTAGAATCTATTTGCGGGGATTTTTTTGAAGGTATTCATCAAATCACAATTTGCGCTTGTGGGACAAGCTATCATGCAGGCATGAGTGGCAAATATCTTTTAGAGAGAATTTCCAAAATCAAGACAAATGTAGTGATTGCCAGTGAATTCCGATACGCAAATCCTGTGATGGAAAAAGATGAGTTATTTGTTGTTATTTCCCAAAGTGGAGAAACAGCTGATACCCTAGAAGCCCTTAAACTTGCCAAAGCCAATCGTCTCAAAACTTTAGCCATTTGCAATGTAGATAACAGCTCAATTGTTCGAGAAAGTGATGGAGTGATTCTTACGCGTGCAGGGATTGAAAAAGGTGTGGCATCCACAAAAGCATTTGCTACTCAAGTAATGGTATTATGGATATTAAGCGTTTATATTGCTTGCCAAAAACAACTTTTAAATCAAGATGAGTTTAAAAATCAAGTACAATCTATGCTTCAAGCCAGCAAGGCAACAAAGGTTGATTCTAAATTACATGAACGTTTAAAAAGACTTTCAAAGCGTTATTTGCATGGTCATGGATTCTTTTTTATCGGTCGAGATATATTTTATCCATTAGCTTTGGAAGGGGCATTAAAGCTTAAGGAAATTAGTTACTTGCACGCAGAAGGATATCCAAGTGGGGAAATGAAGCATGGACCTATCGCTCTTGCAGATTCTTTGTTATTTACTGTGGCTTTGATGCCCAAGCATCTTTTATATGAAAAAATTAAAAGCAATGTTGAAGAATTAAGCGCAAGAGATGCCACTATTTGTGCTATTAGCTCACAAGATTTTGAAGTAGCTGATGATATGGTTTATATCAATCCGGGAGCAAGCTATATGGAAGAGTTTTTTTCAATGATGGTTGTTTTGCAACTTTTAGCTTTAGAAATTTCTATTAAGCTTGGTAATGATGTAGATATGCCCAGAAATTTGGCCAAGAGTGTCACAGTAGAGTAA
- a CDS encoding outer membrane beta-barrel protein — protein sequence MRRLCEFFLCGLFLCALLDAEDISIDTPRQIVPPPPKNNNYNIQDSSIAQIRNKQELIRKKSGKYIGIGIGGVEIKKDYQNKSHTDSPAIFSIKSGVQTFFNKNIGIRGFFDLDMATGMLNYQWVNDPSRSFYAMFSLGIDMIGEFPLNRSYKHFLGFFGGLGGGGVIYTDNGNFSLFKDAIYTAGLMIEGGVTLSIFIKHRIEFGIKILPTVKTLLNSGRFETSLMPYIMYNYKF from the coding sequence ATGCGTCGATTATGCGAATTTTTCTTGTGCGGGTTATTTTTATGCGCTCTTTTAGATGCCGAAGATATTTCTATAGATACACCCCGACAAATCGTCCCTCCACCTCCTAAAAACAATAATTATAATATCCAAGATTCAAGCATAGCCCAAATTAGAAATAAACAAGAATTGATACGAAAAAAAAGTGGTAAATATATTGGGATTGGGATTGGAGGGGTTGAAATCAAAAAAGATTACCAAAACAAAAGCCACACAGATTCGCCCGCTATATTTTCTATCAAAAGTGGCGTTCAAACTTTTTTTAATAAAAATATAGGAATTAGAGGGTTCTTTGATCTGGATATGGCAACAGGAATGCTCAATTATCAATGGGTAAATGATCCCAGCCGTTCTTTTTATGCTATGTTTTCTTTGGGCATTGATATGATTGGAGAATTTCCTTTAAACAGGAGTTATAAACATTTTTTAGGATTTTTTGGGGGGCTTGGGGGAGGGGGAGTTATTTATACAGATAATGGCAATTTTTCTTTATTTAAAGATGCCATTTATACGGCCGGATTGATGATAGAAGGAGGGGTAACATTGAGTATTTTTATCAAACATCGCATTGAATTTGGGATCAAGATACTCCCAACGGTCAAGACTCTTTTAAATAGCGGGAGATTTGAAACCAGTCTTATGCCCTATATTATGTATAATTACAAATTCTAA